Proteins encoded in a region of the Longimicrobium sp. genome:
- a CDS encoding tetratricopeptide repeat protein, giving the protein MSRSEATVEELLGILPALDELEVLRLRLIGLAVPDPKRAWDSSSAYATVDKRILTPAEVERSVEQAEAALRDYVTSLHNGLRPLFRSFFSGDANEASRHLVALGEHHEDAGRARSARECYRAALRLSLPLPDKGAQVLALRRIGRVSLAVGEFRDAAAHYERSAELARHSGDLHGEVVARIGSGNVSNWQDRWPEAERYYLEALRIAESAGGLELEKGQIFTNLGSVATRLQRWNEAEEWFERALATWQKVQSPNDYSVCLHNQGHLRAYQGRRAEAREAYEQALALPVSSTMRAVIASDVAELLGEDGHLMLAEDWAREAEEHAIAAGSPYALGRMYYARGNLARVRGDLDGFTFFEKALEIARDKGYPYLEAETLAQYADLRLKTGGVEEAQAYLESARDIFSDLGAVHDHARALEALARLAAPDTSLATARD; this is encoded by the coding sequence GTGTCCCGGTCTGAAGCGACCGTCGAGGAGTTGCTGGGCATCCTTCCGGCGCTGGATGAGCTGGAAGTGCTGCGGTTGCGCCTGATCGGCCTGGCTGTTCCCGACCCGAAGCGGGCCTGGGACAGCTCGAGCGCGTACGCCACCGTCGACAAGCGCATCCTGACTCCCGCCGAAGTAGAGCGCTCGGTGGAGCAGGCGGAGGCCGCCCTGCGCGACTACGTGACGTCGCTCCATAACGGTCTGCGTCCGTTGTTCCGCAGCTTTTTCTCGGGCGACGCGAACGAGGCGTCGCGGCACCTGGTGGCGCTGGGCGAGCACCACGAGGACGCGGGGAGGGCCCGCAGCGCGCGCGAATGCTACCGCGCCGCCCTGAGGCTGTCGCTGCCGCTTCCAGACAAGGGCGCGCAGGTGCTGGCGCTGCGGCGCATCGGGCGCGTGTCGCTTGCGGTGGGCGAGTTCCGCGACGCGGCCGCCCACTACGAGCGCAGCGCCGAGCTGGCCCGCCACTCCGGCGACCTTCACGGCGAGGTGGTGGCGCGCATCGGCTCGGGCAACGTATCCAACTGGCAGGACCGCTGGCCCGAAGCCGAGCGCTACTACCTGGAGGCTCTCCGCATCGCCGAGAGCGCGGGCGGGCTGGAGCTGGAGAAGGGGCAGATCTTCACCAACCTGGGGAGCGTGGCGACGCGCCTCCAGCGGTGGAACGAGGCGGAGGAGTGGTTCGAGCGTGCGCTCGCCACCTGGCAGAAGGTGCAGTCGCCGAATGACTATTCCGTCTGTCTCCACAACCAGGGCCACCTGCGCGCGTACCAGGGGCGGCGCGCCGAAGCCCGCGAGGCATACGAGCAGGCGCTGGCGCTGCCGGTCTCTTCCACCATGCGCGCGGTGATCGCGTCTGACGTGGCGGAGCTGCTGGGCGAGGACGGGCACCTGATGCTCGCCGAGGATTGGGCCCGCGAGGCGGAGGAGCACGCGATCGCCGCGGGATCGCCGTACGCGCTGGGGCGGATGTACTACGCGCGCGGCAACCTGGCCCGCGTGCGCGGCGACCTTGACGGCTTCACCTTCTTTGAGAAGGCGCTGGAGATCGCCCGCGACAAGGGGTACCCGTACCTGGAAGCCGAGACGCTCGCACAGTACGCGGACCTGCGGCTGAAGACGGGCGGGGTGGAGGAGGCGCAGGCGTACCTGGAGAGCGCGCGCGACATCTTCAGCGATCTCGGTGCGGTTCACGACCATGCCCGCGCGTTGGAGGCGCTGGCGCGGCTGGCGGCACCCGACACTTCGCTGGCAACCGCGCGCGACTGA